The genome window GGCGCTGGACAAGATTTACGGTCTCTACCCAGGGAAGAATGCGTAGCGGATCACAAACAATACCGCCACCAGCCACGTTGCCGGATGCACATCGCGGACCTTGCCGGTAGCCGTCTTCAGCACCACGTAGCTGATGAAGCCAAACGCAATACCGTTGGCGATCGAATATGTGAAGGGCATGACAAGCGCGGTCAACGCGGCCGGGGTGGCTTCGGTGACTTCGTTCCAATCGATGTCGATCAGTTCGCGCATCATCAGGCCAGCCACGTAGAGCAGGGCGGGCGCGGTGGCGTAGGCCGGCACAGCGCCAGCCAAGGGCGAAATGAACAGCGCGGCCAAGAACAGCAGGCCCACGACCAGCGCAGTCATGCCAGTCCGGCCGCCTGCTTGCACGCCCGAGGCGCTTTCGACATAGGCGGTGGTGCTGCTGGTGCCCAGCGCCGATCCCGCAACAATCGCCGTACTGTCGGCAAACAGGGCGCGGCCCAGGCGGTTCGGACGGTTCTCCGGCATCAGGCCCGCGCGCTTGGCAACGCCCACCAGGGTGCCCGTGGCATCAAAGACCTCGACCAGCACGAACACCAGGATCACGTGCACAAAGCCGCTATGCAGGGCGCCCAGGATGTCCATCTTGAAAAAGGTGGGCGCCAGGCTGGGCGGGGGCGCGAAGATGCCCTTGAACTCGTTGTAGCCCAAGGCCATGGACAGCACCGTGACCACCAGGATGCCGATCAGGATGGCGCCGCGCACACGCAGCGCGTCCAGCGAGGCAATGATGAAGAAACCCAGAATGGCGAACAAAGGCGCGTGGCCGGTCAGATCGCCAAGCGAAACCTTGGTGGCGGGGTGCGCCACCACGATTTGCGCGCTGGATAGCGCGATAATGGCAAGAAACAACCCGATGCCTGCGGCAATGGCGCTGCGCAGCGAATGCGGAATGCCCTTGACCAGCCAGACCCGTATGCCCGATATCGTCAGGAATAGAAAGATAATGCCCGAGATGAACACGGCGCCCAGCGCCTGTTCCCAGGTATAGCCCATGGTCTTGACCACGGTGAAGGCAAAGAAAGCGTTCAGGCCCATGCCGGGCGCCATCCCGATCGGCCAGTTGGCGATCAGCGCCATCACCAGCGAACCCAGGGCTGCGGCCAGGCAGGTGGCGACGAATACGGCGTTGCGGTCCATGCCCGTCGATGACAGGATGTCCGGGTTGACGAAGATGATGTATGACATCGTCAAAAAGGTCGTCAGCCCCGCCACGATCTCCGTGCGCGCGGTCGTGCCGTGTTCACGCAGCTTGAATAGCTTCTCCAGCATTCCAGTCCCCAGTGTTTTTGCAGGTTGCGGGTTGTTATAGGCAGGGGCCGGAAGGCCTTCTGCATGTTCAGAAACAGGCGTATTTTCGCATCAGTTGTAAACTCTGCCGCCATGATTATCCTAGGCTTTGAAAGCTCCTGCGACGAAACCGGTGTCGCAGCCGTCTGTACCGAACGAGGTCTGCTTGCGCACGCGCTGCATACCCAGATCGCCATGCACCAGGAATACGGGGGCGTGGTGCCGGAACTCGCCTCGCGCGACCATATCCGCCGAGTGGTGCCGTTGACGCGCCAAGTGCTGGAAGAAGCGGGCCTGCAAATGTCCGATATCGGCGCCGTGGCGTATACCGCCGGGCCCGGTCTGGCCGGCGCTTTGCTGGTTGGCGCCAGCGTGGCGCAGTCGTTTGCGTGGTCGCGCCATCTACCGGCCATTGGCATCCACCACCTGGAAGGCCATCTGCTGTCGCCGATGCTGGCGGACCCTCGGCCCGACTTCCCCTTTGTGGCGCTGCTGGTGTCTGGCGGCCATACGCAGCTGATGCGCGTGGACGGCGTGGGCCGCTACGAGCTATTGGGCGAAACGCTGGACGATGCCGCCGGAGAAGCGTTTGACAAGTCCGCCAAGCTGATGGGCCTGGGTTATCCGGGCGGTCCGGCGCTGGCCAAGCTGGCCGATCAAGGCGACGCATCCCGTTTTGATCTGCCGCGTCCCATGCTGCACAGCGGGGATCTGGATTTCAGCTTCAGCGGCCTGAAAACGGCGGTGCTGACGCGGGTCAAGGCGGCCGAAAAAGAAGGCGGGCTGACTGATCAGTCGCGTGCCGACCTGGCTGCCGCGACCCAAGGGGCGATCGTGGACGTGCTGGCGGCCAAATCCATCCGCGCGCTGAAACAGACGGGCCTGCGCCGTCTGGTGGTGGCGGGGGGCGTGGGCGCCAATCAATTGTTGCGGGCCAAGCTGGCCGCCGCGCTCAAACCCTTGAAGGCGCAAGCCTATTTTCCGCCGCTGGAGTTGTGCACCGATAATGGCGCGATGATCGCCTTTGCGGCGTCAGAACGGGTCAAGGCAGGTTTGGTGACCCTGGACCCCGACGCGCACAGCTTCACGGTCAAGCCGCGGTGGGATCTGGCTGAGATCGGCTAGAAACATTGCGGGAAAATGAACAAGGGCGGCCCGCTGGGGCCGCCCTTGTTCATGGCGCGTTCATTGATTACTTCTTTTTGCCGCTGCCAATACGGCTTTCCGTGCCCTGGATCAGCCGGGTAATGTTCGCGCGGTGGCGATAGAACAGCAGCAGGCCGATCACGACCAGCGTTACGGTCATGGGCGGCTGGGCATGCCAGGCCAGCCCCGAACCAAACACGTAATATACGGGTGCGAAAAAGGCCGCGACCAGCGACGCCAGCGAGGAATAGCGGAAGAACACGGCAATGATGAGCCAGGTTGCCGCCGTTGCGACTGCCAGCCAGGGCTGAATCGCCATCAGCACGCCCAGCGCCGTCGCCACGCCTTTGCCGCCCTTGAAGCCCAGGAAAATCGGGTACAAATGGCCCACAAAAGCGGCCAGGGCTACCGCTGCCAGGGCGGCAGGGGCAATGCCGGGGGCCAGTTGTTCGGCCAGCCAGATCGCGAACCATCCCTTGGCGGCGTCACCCAGCAGCGTCAACGCGGCAGCGGTTTTGTTGCCAGTGCGCAGCACGTTCGTGGCGCCAGGATTTTTGGACCCGTAGCTGCGGGGGTCTTGCAAGCCCATGATTTTACTGACCACTACGGCAAATGGCACGGAGCCGATCAGGTAGGCCAGCAGGATAAGCGCAGCAGTGAACACCAGGGAAGGCTCGGTCATCGCCATGAAAGGGAATCCGTTGTTGTCGTAATGGCTGCGGATTCTACCGCGACCGGCGGCTGCCCCGGCTACGGGTTATCGAGTGTGGCAGCGGCGCCCGAATCAACAGGGGATCATTCAGGCTGACATACAGGGTGCGGCCGTGGACGGTACAATCCGACACGTCCACCCGCGTTTAATTTCTTTCGGATGCACAATGCGAATTCTGGTTTCGAACGATGATGGTTACTCGGCCCCTGGGCTCGAAGCGCTGGTAGCAGCGCTGCAAGGCTTGGGCGACATAACCGTCGTTGCGCCCGAGACCAACCACAGCGGCGCCTCGAACTCCCTGTCGCTGAATCGCCCCTTGTCGGTGCGTACGGCGTCGAACGGCTTTATTGCCGTGAACGGCACGCCCTCGGACTGCGTCCACGTGGCGCTGACCGGTCTGATGGACACCCGCCCTGATCTGGTGGTGTCCGGGATCAACAACGGCGCCAACATGGGCGACGACACGCTGTATTCCGGCACGGTGGCCGCGGCCAGCGAAGGCTACCTGTTCGGCATCCCCGCCATCGCGTTCTCGTTGGCCGAGAAGGGCTGGGAACACCTGGACTCCGCGGCGCGCGCCGCCCGGCTGGTGGTCGAACGCCATCTGGCCCAGCCGCTGGCGGCGCCGGTGCTGCTGAACGTCAACATTCCCAACCGCCGTTTTGAAGACCTGCATGGCTTCGCTGTGACGCGTCTGGGCAAGCGCCATCCCTCGCAACCCGTGGTGCGCACCACCACGCCTTATGGCGATACGGTGTATTGGATTGGTCCCGTGGGTTTGGCCGCCGATGCCACGCCTGGCACGGATTTTCATGCGGTGGAGCAGGGCACGGTGTCGGTGACCCCGCTACGCCTGGATCTCACACAGCACAGTCAGCTGGATGAAATCCGCACTTGGGCGGAGCCGCTATGCGTAAACGCGTAAGTCAACCGGATGTGTCCCAAGCGGTCCCGGGCCGGCCCGGTCCGGTGCGCTATGACTCGGGCAGACTCAGCCCGGGCGTCACGGCCTCGAACAGCAACACCCGCATTTCGGCAGCCACGTTGCAGCGGCAGACGGCTGCGCCCGCGCCTGCCGCTGGCGGCAACCTGGGCTTGAATTCCGATCGTTTGCGCCAGGCAATGGTGCAACGGCTGCGCGGGCAGGGCATCAGTGATGAACGCGTGTTGAACGCCATGGCTGCGGTCCCGCGCCATCTGTTCGTCGACGAAGCCCTGGCCAGCCGCGCCTATGAAGACGCGGCGCTGCCCATCGGGCACTCCCAAACCATTTCGCAGCCTTGGGTCGTGGCGCGCATGATCGCCGCCGCGTGTGAAGACCGCACGCCGACCCGCGTGCTGGAAGTGGGCGCGGGTTGCGGATATCAAGCCGCCGTCCTTGCGCAGTTTGTGCGTGAAGTCCACTCGATTGAACGCATCCGCGGCCTGTATGAACTGGCGCGCGAGCATCTGCGCGCCTTGCGGCTGACCACACGCATCCGCTTGATCTATGGCGATGGCACGCTGGGCCTGCCCGGCGTGGCGCCGTTCGATGCTATCGTTGTGGCTGCCGCTGGCTTGGCTATCCCGCAAGCTCTGCTTACTCAGCTTGCGCCGGGTGGACGCCTTATCGCTCCCGAAGGGGGCACGAACCAGCGCCTTGTGCTGATCGAACGCACGGGTGCCGCCAGCTGGAAACGTACTGAATTAGAGGCCGTGCGCTTTGTGCCGCTACGTGCCGGAATACAATCTTGAGCAAACAGGAGAAACGTATGCTCAACGGGCAGTCGCAACTGACCGCTATGACTATGGGCGCGTCCATGACGCGCCTTCGCCGCCCGCTATTTATTGCGGGGGCACTCAGCCTGGCCATTTTGGCCGGCTGCGCATCGAAAGGAACTCGTGCACCGGTGGTCGACATGACCGGCGGGCAACCTGCGTCGTCGGCTCAGCCGACGGGCAGCTATGTGGTCAAGCCGGGCGACACGCTCTACAAGATCGCTCGCGCCAACAATGTCGATATGGAAAGCGTCAAGCGCTGGAACAATCTTACCGACCCCAACCAGATTTCGGTTGGCCAGGTATTGAAGATGTCCGGCGGCACTGGCGGCGGTACGCAGGTGACGCCAGTCGCCAGCGCCAAGCCGCAACCGCGCCCGCTCGATCAGCCCGAGACCCCCGCTGCAACCACGCCGTCGCCTGAGGCCACGCCGACAGCGCCTCCGGCTCCCGTCGAGGTCAAGCCCACGACGCGCGCTGCCGATGCCAGCGTCATCAACTGGGCATGGCCAGCTGGCGGACCTATCGTGCAGACGTTCAACGCCAGCAGCAAGGGCATTGATATCTCCGGCGCGTTGGGCGATCCGATCACCGCTGCGGCGGATGGTCTGGTCAAGTACAGCGGCAATGGCGTGCGTGGCCTGGGCAATTTGATCATCGTTGAACACCAGAACGGTTTCATCACTGCTTACGCGCACAACCGCGCGCTGCTGGTGAAGACGGGCCAGAACGTCAAGCGCGGCGCCAAGATCGCCGAACTTGGCCAAAGCGACACCACGTCGCCGCGCCTGCACTTCGAGATCCGCCGCCAAGGCACCCCCGTGGACCCGATGCAGTACCTGCCCGCCAAATGACGCCCACCCTGGTATTCGACCTTGAAACCATCCCCGATGCCGATGGGCTGCGTAAGCTCAACGGCTGGGGGCCCGAGGTCCCTGACCAGGAAGTGGTCGAACGCGCGCTGACCGCCCGCCGCGAGGCCGTGGGGCACGACTTCCTGCCGCTGCATCTGCACAAGGTGGCGGTCGTGGGTTGCGTATTCCGCGATGACCAGGGTTTTCGCGTCAAGACGCTGGGCCAGCCCGATGATCCCGAAGCCGCCTTGTTGGCGGGGTTCTTCAAGACCATCGAACGCTACACGCCCAAGCTGGTGAGCTGGAATGGATCGGGGTTCGATCTGCCCGTTCTGCATTACCGCAGCTTGATCCTGGGCGTTCCCGCGCCGCGTTATTGGGACATGGGCGAAGAAGACCGCGATTTCAAGTTCAACAACTACATCGCGCGTTATCACACCCGCCATCTGGATTTGATGGATGTCCTGGCCAAGTACAACGGCCGCGCCAATGCGCCGCTGGATGAACTGGCCAAGCTTTGCGGTTTTCCCGGCAAGCTGGGGATGGACGGCAGCAAAGTCTGGGAAGCC of Achromobacter seleniivolatilans contains these proteins:
- a CDS encoding NCS2 family permease — encoded protein: MLEKLFKLREHGTTARTEIVAGLTTFLTMSYIIFVNPDILSSTGMDRNAVFVATCLAAALGSLVMALIANWPIGMAPGMGLNAFFAFTVVKTMGYTWEQALGAVFISGIIFLFLTISGIRVWLVKGIPHSLRSAIAAGIGLFLAIIALSSAQIVVAHPATKVSLGDLTGHAPLFAILGFFIIASLDALRVRGAILIGILVVTVLSMALGYNEFKGIFAPPPSLAPTFFKMDILGALHSGFVHVILVFVLVEVFDATGTLVGVAKRAGLMPENRPNRLGRALFADSTAIVAGSALGTSSTTAYVESASGVQAGGRTGMTALVVGLLFLAALFISPLAGAVPAYATAPALLYVAGLMMRELIDIDWNEVTEATPAALTALVMPFTYSIANGIAFGFISYVVLKTATGKVRDVHPATWLVAVLFVIRYAFFPG
- the tsaD gene encoding tRNA (adenosine(37)-N6)-threonylcarbamoyltransferase complex transferase subunit TsaD, yielding MIILGFESSCDETGVAAVCTERGLLAHALHTQIAMHQEYGGVVPELASRDHIRRVVPLTRQVLEEAGLQMSDIGAVAYTAGPGLAGALLVGASVAQSFAWSRHLPAIGIHHLEGHLLSPMLADPRPDFPFVALLVSGGHTQLMRVDGVGRYELLGETLDDAAGEAFDKSAKLMGLGYPGGPALAKLADQGDASRFDLPRPMLHSGDLDFSFSGLKTAVLTRVKAAEKEGGLTDQSRADLAAATQGAIVDVLAAKSIRALKQTGLRRLVVAGGVGANQLLRAKLAAALKPLKAQAYFPPLELCTDNGAMIAFAASERVKAGLVTLDPDAHSFTVKPRWDLAEIG
- the plsY gene encoding glycerol-3-phosphate 1-O-acyltransferase PlsY, which translates into the protein MAMTEPSLVFTAALILLAYLIGSVPFAVVVSKIMGLQDPRSYGSKNPGATNVLRTGNKTAAALTLLGDAAKGWFAIWLAEQLAPGIAPAALAAVALAAFVGHLYPIFLGFKGGKGVATALGVLMAIQPWLAVATAATWLIIAVFFRYSSLASLVAAFFAPVYYVFGSGLAWHAQPPMTVTLVVIGLLLFYRHRANITRLIQGTESRIGSGKKK
- the surE gene encoding 5'/3'-nucleotidase SurE produces the protein MRILVSNDDGYSAPGLEALVAALQGLGDITVVAPETNHSGASNSLSLNRPLSVRTASNGFIAVNGTPSDCVHVALTGLMDTRPDLVVSGINNGANMGDDTLYSGTVAAASEGYLFGIPAIAFSLAEKGWEHLDSAARAARLVVERHLAQPLAAPVLLNVNIPNRRFEDLHGFAVTRLGKRHPSQPVVRTTTPYGDTVYWIGPVGLAADATPGTDFHAVEQGTVSVTPLRLDLTQHSQLDEIRTWAEPLCVNA
- a CDS encoding protein-L-isoaspartate(D-aspartate) O-methyltransferase → MRKRVSQPDVSQAVPGRPGPVRYDSGRLSPGVTASNSNTRISAATLQRQTAAPAPAAGGNLGLNSDRLRQAMVQRLRGQGISDERVLNAMAAVPRHLFVDEALASRAYEDAALPIGHSQTISQPWVVARMIAAACEDRTPTRVLEVGAGCGYQAAVLAQFVREVHSIERIRGLYELAREHLRALRLTTRIRLIYGDGTLGLPGVAPFDAIVVAAAGLAIPQALLTQLAPGGRLIAPEGGTNQRLVLIERTGAASWKRTELEAVRFVPLRAGIQS
- a CDS encoding peptidoglycan DD-metalloendopeptidase family protein — translated: MLNGQSQLTAMTMGASMTRLRRPLFIAGALSLAILAGCASKGTRAPVVDMTGGQPASSAQPTGSYVVKPGDTLYKIARANNVDMESVKRWNNLTDPNQISVGQVLKMSGGTGGGTQVTPVASAKPQPRPLDQPETPAATTPSPEATPTAPPAPVEVKPTTRAADASVINWAWPAGGPIVQTFNASSKGIDISGALGDPITAAADGLVKYSGNGVRGLGNLIIVEHQNGFITAYAHNRALLVKTGQNVKRGAKIAELGQSDTTSPRLHFEIRRQGTPVDPMQYLPAK
- a CDS encoding 3'-5' exonuclease; amino-acid sequence: MTPTLVFDLETIPDADGLRKLNGWGPEVPDQEVVERALTARREAVGHDFLPLHLHKVAVVGCVFRDDQGFRVKTLGQPDDPEAALLAGFFKTIERYTPKLVSWNGSGFDLPVLHYRSLILGVPAPRYWDMGEEDRDFKFNNYIARYHTRHLDLMDVLAKYNGRANAPLDELAKLCGFPGKLGMDGSKVWEAWSQGRADEVRAYCETDVVNTWLVYCRFRFLRGELDHTSYEAEIALVRDTLAASDAPHWKEYMAAWDAG